DNA sequence from the Daphnia pulex isolate KAP4 chromosome 8, ASM2113471v1 genome:
AGCCGCGATTACGACGACCAAGTCAATCCGTcgattttgaatgaatttgcGGGTGCCGCTTTCCGTTTCGGCCACTCCCTGGTTCCTGGAAGGCAAGAGTAAGTTTCGTGCTCGATTATCCTTGAACGACATTTACGACCGATGACTTGcatgtttttttggtttttagtcTCATCAATCAGCAgcgaataaaagagaaagacattTTACTACGccaacactttttcaaaacCCAAGAGGTTTATCCGCCTGGGAATGTCGACAAGTTTCTCATCGCCTTGGCAACTGTCCCTAGTCGAAGTGTCGACAACTTTTTCACCGAGGAGGTAATAACATGTtcttaaataattatattcTCATTTTAAAAGTATAATTACAACTCTGCGTGGTCTACCTTGTATAGATGACCAATCATTTGTTCGAAGAGGAGGGCAAGGGCTTCGGCATGGATATAGTGTCGCTCAACATTCAACGCGGTCGTGATCACGGTATCCTACATTTTCACTTGCGTCATAATTGAATTATCGAGATTGACGTCTCAATATGTTTTGAATTAGGTTTTGATGGCTACAATGCCTATCGTGCTTTGTGTGGCCTTCCAGTCGCTAAAGAGTTTCACGATCTTCTCGATTTGCTTTCCCCAACGGTATTGTAATtacaatttctttctctttttgcgtTAATTTTGCAAGTAATTTTGCAACTGATTATTCAACAGGTGGTTGAGAAATTCGAGTTGTTGTACGACTCTGTCGAcgatattgatttattcattgcTGCCGTGTCGGAGAAAAAAGCCGAAGGTGCCTTGGTTGGACCCACTTTTTCTTGCATCATCGCCGACCAATTTTTGAGGCTGAAACGGGGCGATCGTTACTTTTACGATCTCGGCGGACATCCCGGCTCGTTCACTGAAGGTTTTGGATAACATTTTCatggaattttcattttatctaattcttttttaaaaaatgcagatcaattgaatgaaattcGGAAAATCAGTTACGCCCGTCTCGTCTGTGACAACAGCAACGTCTTGTCTAGTCAGCCACTCATTTTCAAATCTGTCTCTGAAGTGTAAGTTAATTATCGGCTGTAGTTTCGTCAGACATTATTCACAATTCTTGCGTCATTTTTAGGAATCCCATTGTGGATTGCGAGTCCTTTGACTCCATTCCCCGGATGAACCTTTACCCGTGGAAAGAAGTGGAAAAGTCTGCTTGGCATGTGGCCGAAGACGGCGTCAAATGGTTCCCCGACTGCGACTTTCCCGGTTACGACATTAGCTACGTCCAGCAAGTGGCCGACGGAGGCCAATGCGCCCAAAAGTGCAAGGAGAGCAAAAGATGCAACGCATTTTGGGCCAGCGACGGCTGGTGTACGCTGAAAACCATCCCATCGTGGCACCATCGGGCCCATCTCAGCGGCGGCATTTGCGGTTTTGTTCCAGAgaagttttgatttcttttcattacaaCTCCAACCTTTAGGAAAAATCCCCACAATCAAATATTGCAAACTTGCTGTTTCTTGATTCTGGtgatttcccccccccctttttttattgccttgaatttcccattttaaatcaaaaccaaaagtaTAATGACTAGAATTATCaatcagaaaatattttcacgcattccttttttttttttcagaaaattacAATGTGTTATCGCCAGCCAATATTACGCAGTATTGTTTGATCCATCGGTCGCTATATCAATTTTCCTGGAGCGTCGATGACTGGTCGATTTGGCCAAAGAGCCTCGTCATTGTGGTTTCTCCCTTTCAGTTCTAAATTTGGTTCAAAGTTTTTTCACTGAGAAGATTTAGATTAAGCAAATCAGTTCAGGAGAGTGTCGGGTAAATTTGGCTACAGAAATGGTATAATCAAAATAGCTGCCGGGgaatttttattctgaattTATTGCTGACTACATTGTTCGTCTTTGATCgatgaaattgatttgaattacTGTGCCCACAAACCGGATTAGAAATTTGCGAAATATTTAGCCGGAAACACCTTGCCCTTGATGCGCCAACATTAATAAGATTGTCAATGCGGCCAAGTCCGGACCGTTACAAAAATCCGAATATTTCCGGACGGTGGGCTTCAGACCGTACCATCATTATCTATTAGTTCGCACCGATCCGTTCAACCTTGGATCTTTTTGTCAAAAACcaattaaatgtaatttgtttGGGGGGAAAACTAGGGGAAGGGTGAACAAAATTTCCCAGTACATCATGTCTAGACTCGTTTAGACGAGGTTGTTGCTTAATTACAATGGATCCACGCCTACGCAAAGTTTGCAATTTTTTCGGATGGGAGCGTACCGTTGCGTTGACAGCCGCAGTCAACATATGCTGTTAACATTCGAAGAAGATCGTGACAGTAGAGCGAGCGACGCGTCTggttattttatgtttttttttcagccgcACAACCACAAACGGCCTGTTCTCATTTCCAACCGTTAACGGTTTCCCAGATGtagaattttttcttggggTTTTTATTGGCCAAATGTTTCCCTACGACGGCGAAACATTGTCACCTGATATCTTGTTGGCCTTCTGGGATTTCGTTTGTTCTGCGGAAACgataagatttttattttccttggaCTTCAGCCATTGGCTGTCGTGTTTTCCAATTACATAACAGAAAATCGCTTATGTAATATCGTAATAATGGActcgtttatttctttcctgtGGCGactcttattttcttcatgtATTCATTGgtctttatttattgattcgTTTGCCTAATCTTTATTTCCCATGTGTATGATGTCGTTggtattgttttctcttctttgtcgAACCACGAACGCAGCAGTGGTCACGCCCTGTTTCACATCACACCGCCGCCGCTGATTGTATTCCATTCCGATTCATTTCAATTGGCATCaaaagccccccccccccttttgtAATAGCGCGCTTGGTTGATTGCGCCTAATCGCTTTCACCCCTCGAGGAATCAGTGCAGCAACGTGAGCCAACCCCTTCGCAGCCAGCCCAGCAACGTCAAAGGAAAACCTCACGAAATGCCTGGACGCAACCTTGATTAATACGCACGAATCTggacttgaaaaaagaaaaaaagaacacaaaatAACCATGGCTGCAAGAACCTAACCCAACTGACGTAACGCGGATTGTATAACGTATAAATACGGGAGGAAGAGAAGGGTGTCCACCGCAGAAGGCGCTCAGAGTCGGCCGTTGCTGGAACAAGTGTCCAAGAGCTCAGAACCAGTCCCCAACAGTCCagtgcctttttcttcctcgtcattttgttttcaggtCAGTGTTGTTGATGCATTTCATTTATTGCAGTCTAGACGCTGGATTATTACCTCAATTGggattttcttaaaatttgtCTTAATTATTACACAGCTCGTGATAGTATGGAGTTACGGTGGCTGATTGGAGTGTCCGTTATGGGCCTGCTGCTGACCGTGGCCACCAGCCAGAAGTATCCTCAGCAAAAGTCGCCCGGTTATCCCAACGAACGGATCCCGCCTGCTAGATATTATTCCGACCGGCCCATTACGCAAGATGACTATATTCCCGTCAAGCCCGTCTATGGCTCCAATTTTCACGAGGAAGgaaatgattacaaatatCCCAACAGCCATTTGGCCGGCGGAGGAAGTTACAACAAATACCCACCCAAGGATTACAATGTCCCGTTGAGTTATTGCCCAGAAGTTGGCGGTTTGGAATCGCGTTGCCGCCCGGCCAAAGATTGCGCCGTGTGGTACGACCTCGTTCGGAAGACTCCCGGAACTTCCTGCACGCTAGAAAACGGACAAGGCAAAGGCATCTGCTGTCCCGATCTGCCCTACAATGGTCAGTGCCtacaatttgaattcatttgtatattccattccattccaattcaatttttcgggtattattattataggccGTCATGGGGTGCCGTTCAGTAAGCTGAGCTCGTGCCCGAAAGGCCTCCAGCTGGACCATCACCTTGACCGAATCAACGTGATGTCGGTGAACGAAGCCGTCGAATTGGGTAAAGTGCAAATGGTGTCCATGATCGAAACGGAGAAGCAACTCGTCCGCAAAAATATCCGAGTCCGACCCGGATCGCAGCGCCACACCCACAGTTGGGTCTTTTTCCACTCGACACCCGAAGCCGTTCGAATCAGCAACAGTTCACTCTACGGAGTTTACACGGCCCTGCAATTGACTAAAAGGTGATTTTCAAAtggatattttcatcatcTGTCTGGAATTTggtgaaaatatttaaatgttttttaatttattagaTTTCAAATCAAACCGGAGCAGGTCGAATGCGCTTTGAACCGATTCGAACTGAAGGACACGATCATAGCCGACATGTGTCCCACCCATCCGGACTGCGATCACAAGACGTTCAATTCCCCGTTTCGAACGATTACGGGCATTTGCAACAACATTCATCCACCTGGCCACGTTCCTTGGGGTTTGCCGAAAACCCAATACCAACGGGCCCTCGCCCCAAATTACTACGACGGTAATGTCAAGGAAACTCAAGAACATTTCCAAAAGTAGAATAATTGATTCATGTTATCCAACAGGTGTCTGGATGCCCCGACGAGCTAAAAATGGTGGCCAACTTCCCCTGTAATTACTTCACATCcaattttacaatttgatttcacATTTCCTAATTataattcaatcatttgatAGTCCCCGTTTGCTATCACTGTTGCTGGTTCGTGACCTCGACGTTCCCAGCGATACCGACACCACCTTCGTCATGCAGTACGGCCAGTTTGTCGATCGTAAGTGCATTAGTTTACAGTTGACTAGCAGTCATACCACAAACAATTGCGATTTATCATTTgccaattgttttttgtttgtttttcagacGACATGTTGGAAACCATGGAATCTAAATCAggtattatttctttaaaaaatgattatgcAATGAGAGGGAACGCTGGGTCCAATTCTTAACATTATTCTCTGGTTGTTGTTTAAGCGAACGGATCGGCCGTGCCTTGTTGCACGGAAGATGGTGAATTCCTCGAAGAGAACGACCTTAGTCACGGCAAATGTATCCCCATCGAAATTCCCAAGGACGACCCTTTTTACGCCAAGTTTCGCCAGCGCTGCATGCAATTTGCCCGTTCCGCTCCCGCGTGTAGAACTGACGGCCGTCTCGGACATGTAGAGCAGGTCAGTCGGGTGTTGTTTTAGGGGGGGATTGACGAGGGCACGTTGTGAAAGTGCGGCTGATAATCGTTCGTTTCtgttcttattttgttttcgctTTGTGATTTGATTGCAGATGAATCAAAACACTCACTTTCTGGATCTCTCGGGCCTTTATGGCTCCGACGATCAAGTGGCCGGCGAGTTGAGGACGTTTGAGAAAGGCGCCCTCAAGGTGTTTGCTCGCAAAGGCTACCACCAGCACGACATGGACTTGCATCCGCCCGACAACGACACGGACGTCGATTGCGCCTTGTCCAAAGCCGTGACCGGAATCCATCCACCTCCCgaaatcaaatgtttcaaagCAGGTATAGTACTAAAGAAATGCTGAAAAACCCAGATTGATTTGACATTGACTATATTTATCTTTGATGCATGTACTAATAATACAGGTGATAATCGAATCAACGTCAGTCCCTACATGGTCGCCTCGCAAACGGTTTTCATGCGGGAACACAACGGAGTTGCCGAACTGCTGATGGAACTCAATCCGCACTGGAGCGACGAGCGTCTCTACCAGGAGGCCAGACGCATTCTCATCGCCCAAATGCAGCACATCACCTACAACGAATTTCTACCGATTCTCATCGGACGGGAGAAGATGCAGGAGCTCGGCCTCTTGCCGCTCCAGCACGGATTCAGCCGCGATTACGACGAAACTGTCAATCCGTCCGTTTTGAACGAATTTGCCGCCGCCGCTTTCCGTTTCGGCCATTCCCTGGTTCCTGGAAAACAAGAGTAGGCATTAACATGTCTACATTATTGTGAATAGCttgaaattaattcatttttaattgctATACAGCCTCATCAACCAGCGAAGAGTGAAGGAGCGAGACATTTTGTTGCGCCAACACTTTTTCAAGACGACAGAGACGTACACGCCCGGCAATTTGGACAAGTTTCTCATCGCCTTGGCAACGGTACCCGGCCAAAGGGTCGACACCTATTTCACCGAAGAGGTAATTAATAATATGAAAGGCTGATGTCGATTGTTTCGGATTGTTGTCTAGCCCAATCACCTCCATTCTCATAATAGATGACCAATCACTTGTTTGAAGAGGAGGGCAAGGGCTTCGGCATGGATATAGTTTCGCTCAACATTCAGCGCGGTCGTGATCACGGTATGTTCTTCTCATGAATAACCGACATGTGTGCCCATATACATAATGTGACTATCGATTCATTTCATGGTTCAATGATTATAGGTTTGCCTGGATACAATTCTTACCGCGAACTTTGCGGACTCTCACGTGCCAGAGATTTCCGCGACCTTCTCGATGTGATTCCTCCTAGGGTACGTCATCTCTTTGCCAGCAATAGCTACTAAGCGAAAAAATATGattcaaaacttttgattttcgatTTGACAGATTGTCGAGAAATTCGAGTCCGTGTACGACTCTGTGGACGATGTTGATTTGTTCATTGCCGGTGTGTCCGAGAGGCCGACCAAAGGCGCCATGATAGGCCCCACCTTCCAGTGTATCATCGCCGACCAGTTTCTGAGGTTGAAACGGGGTGATCGCTACTTTTACGATCTCGGTGGTCAGTCCGGCTCGTTCACTGAAGGTAGAGAACcgcaaatatttttcgtttcaattttttaagatCCAATTATTTGTCGTTCCAGAACAATTGGACGAAATCCGGAAAACCAGTTACTCGCGCATCGTCTGTGACAACAGCTTCGTCCAGTTTATTCAACCTCTTTTCTTCAAAGCCGAATCTGAACTGTAAGTTAATACCTAATTCCCACCGCCAATCAATTCGACCCGCAATCAACtgggtttgttttttctttaggaATCCCATCGTCAGTTGCGAATCCTTCGACTCGATTCCTCGTATGAATCTCTACCCGTGGAAAGAGATTGGCAATTCCGACTGGCAAATCGCCGAGGACGGCGTCAAATGGGCGCAGAATTGCGACTTTGAGGGCCACGACATTGACGCCCCTTTGAATCTCATCGACGGTGGCCAGTGCGGAAGGATATGCATCGACACACCCGGCTGCAACGCCTTCTGGTCTAAAGAAGGTTCCTGTTCTATCAAGAGCATCCCGGAAGGCTTCCGTCGGACGCATTTCATTGGCGGCGTTTGCGGAATTATTCCgtggaaattttaatttaaaatttgttttcaagcCTCCGAAAACCCTCATCCCTCAAGGCTTGCAAAGACAACATTTCCCAAATGAAGTTGTATGCAATTCGTAGGATTTTCGACTTGTTCCGTTCGGAATACTaaattaacttaatttattttggaaataaTGACGAGCTAGAGCTTCTGTTATTTGGTATTTTCGAAAGTAAGCCTAGCAATGTGTATAGGCATcgttatttaaaacaaaaattaaacgtTTTCTCATCCAcagtgaaaataatttttaaaaaaggttttcaattgttttcagTCTGTCGACTTCTGATAACACGCGCAAGTTTGTTATACTATTGTGTATTTTATGACCTTCTTATCTATTAGGATGATCAATGGGGCGATGAGATAATTGAGTATCGGTTGCTATCGGGATATGAGTGAAATATGTTTGGATAATAAAACTAAATGACCAAGAGTCGACGCATTTCTTTGTAGAAGCAACAACATGATGAAAGACTCCTTTGCAACTTCACCCTTTCTGggtgttttaattttattcggTTCAAGTTTCATCGCTACTGCCAGGAATATCGAATGGAACGATTTGAAAATTGCCAACGGCCATCACCTGGAAGTCGGCCGAGAATCCTGCGTGGAAGATTATTCACCGTGCACTTGCATCAACAGTCCTTCTTACGGATTGGAGATCATCTGTGACAGCGTCGACACCCAAACAATTCAACAAGTTTTCAGCCGGACCACCTCCAGCGATTTGTTCTCATTTCAACTGACAGTCCCTCCGCCGTCTGCGGGAAACGTCGTGGCCATTCCGGCCGATTTGCTGAGCGGCAAACGAGCCGGCAACATCCTCGTGACTTGCCCAGTTCCGCAGTGGCAATTGACGATAGATGCCGACGCTTTCCGTCCGTCCAGCGACtttgctttcttcttcttcagcgcCGGATGCGATCAGAGTCAACTcgacttttcttcctttctaaATAGTTTCCTCAAATTGAGCACCATCTTCATCAGCCAGTCGTCCAACGTCCAAAACATTCACAATCTGCCCGCTCTGCCTAGTCTGACCCAACTGGCCATCACTTACAGCACAGGGCTGGACCAGATTGCCGATTTCTCCCGTCTTGGGCGCACTCAGCTGAAACGTCTCTGGCTCAATGGCAACCAACTGGGCGACCAAATCGTCGGCGACATGTTGAACGCCATCGCTTCTTCCCCATCGGCTGCTTCCGCCCTAGAGATGCTGTGGTTGACGACCAATCAGTTGACGCAGATTCCTACCCAGATGGATTCGTTCTCTCAGCTGATGCAGCTGGATTTGTCCAACAACAGTTTACCAGCACTCATTGCTAGTGGCTCTTTCGTTTTCAACGCTCCTGTCGATTATTTGTACCTGGAATCCGACGGTATTAGCAGCATCGAACCTGATGCCTTTCAAGGTGATTGCCCATTTTAATATAGGTTCACAtcaactttgatttctttatacttttttgttgataTACAAGGTGATTTTAGCCGAGGACAAATTTACCTTCGCTCCAACAGTTTGACCCGGTTCGAGGAAGCCGTTTTCAAGTCGCTACTGGAGCAGATGGTCGTCACTAACGGCGGTGGTCTAGTCAATCTCGAGTCTAGTAAGAGCctattcaatttatttgatttatttga
Encoded proteins:
- the LOC124201060 gene encoding peroxidase-like, whose protein sequence is MELRWLIGVSVMGLLLTVATSQKYPQQKSPGYPNERIPPARYYSDRPITQDDYIPVKPVYGSNFHEEGNDYKYPNSHLAGGGSYNKYPPKDYNVPLSYCPEVGGLESRCRPAKDCAVWYDLVRKTPGTSCTLENGQGKGICCPDLPYNGRHGVPFSKLSSCPKGLQLDHHLDRINVMSVNEAVELGKVQMVSMIETEKQLVRKNIRVRPGSQRHTHSWVFFHSTPEAVRISNSSLYGVYTALQLTKRFQIKPEQVECALNRFELKDTIIADMCPTHPDCDHKTFNSPFRTITGICNNIHPPGHVPWGLPKTQYQRALAPNYYDGVWMPRRAKNGGQLPLPRLLSLLLVRDLDVPSDTDTTFVMQYGQFVDHDMLETMESKSANGSAVPCCTEDGEFLEENDLSHGKCIPIEIPKDDPFYAKFRQRCMQFARSAPACRTDGRLGHVEQMNQNTHFLDLSGLYGSDDQVAGELRTFEKGALKVFARKGYHQHDMDLHPPDNDTDVDCALSKAVTGIHPPPEIKCFKAGDNRINVSPYMVASQTVFMREHNGVAELLMELNPHWSDERLYQEARRILIAQMQHITYNEFLPILIGREKMQELGLLPLQHGFSRDYDETVNPSVLNEFAAAAFRFGHSLVPGKQDLINQRRVKERDILLRQHFFKTTETYTPGNLDKFLIALATVPGQRVDTYFTEEMTNHLFEEEGKGFGMDIVSLNIQRGRDHGLPGYNSYRELCGLSRARDFRDLLDVIPPRIVEKFESVYDSVDDVDLFIAGVSERPTKGAMIGPTFQCIIADQFLRLKRGDRYFYDLGGQSGSFTEEQLDEIRKTSYSRIVCDNSFVQFIQPLFFKAESELNPIVSCESFDSIPRMNLYPWKEIGNSDWQIAEDGVKWAQNCDFEGHDIDAPLNLIDGGQCGRICIDTPGCNAFWSKEGSCSIKSIPEGFRRTHFIGGVCGIIPWKF
- the LOC124201064 gene encoding uncharacterized protein LOC124201064 is translated as MMKDSFATSPFLGVLILFGSSFIATARNIEWNDLKIANGHHLEVGRESCVEDYSPCTCINSPSYGLEIICDSVDTQTIQQVFSRTTSSDLFSFQLTVPPPSAGNVVAIPADLLSGKRAGNILVTCPVPQWQLTIDADAFRPSSDFAFFFFSAGCDQSQLDFSSFLNSFLKLSTIFISQSSNVQNIHNLPALPSLTQLAITYSTGLDQIADFSRLGRTQLKRLWLNGNQLGDQIVGDMLNAIASSPSAASALEMLWLTTNQLTQIPTQMDSFSQLMQLDLSNNSLPALIASGSFVFNAPVDYLYLESDGISSIEPDAFQGDFSRGQIYLRSNSLTRFEEAVFKSLLEQMVVTNGGGLVNLESNPVNCGDCHLAWLIRDNPNLLSAVKSATCSDGTPFASLSPSIFSSCP